In a genomic window of Oreochromis aureus strain Israel breed Guangdong linkage group 13, ZZ_aureus, whole genome shotgun sequence:
- the LOC116332596 gene encoding cytochrome P450 26B1, translating to MLPLPQFGVLSALATALTSLLSAVLLLALTRQLWSLRWSLTRDKESRLPLPRGSMGWPLVGETFHWLFQGSNFHISRRERHGNVFKTHLLGKPVIRVTGAENIRKILLGEHSLVCTQWPQSTRIILGPNTLVNSIGDLHKRKRKILAKVFSRSALESYLPRLQDVIKSEIAKWCSEPGAIDVYSAAKSLTFRIAVRVLLGLKLEEERIVYLAKIFEQLMNNLFSLPIDAPLSGLRKGIKAREILHAHMEKIIEEKRERQHMDEEYNDAFDYMLSSAKEHGQQLSMQELKETAVELIFAAHSTTASASTSLVLQLLRHPAVVDKARVELEAEDLGYESHNSCIQSGVTMEAQEDAADAETTCLLNRGCRNQRDEDGFPRSQSHVPCLSLEKLSQLRYIDCVVKEVLRFLPPVSGGYRTALQTFELDGYQIPKGWSVMYSIRDTHETAAVFQSPELFDPERFSPDRDECRSARFSYVPFGGGVRSCVGKELAQIILKTLAVELIGTCKWTLATENFPKMQTVPIVHPVNGLHVHFSYNYQL from the exons ATGTTGCCCCTGCCTCAGTTTGGAGTGCTGTCGGCCTTGGCCACCGCGCTCACTTCGCTTCTCTCCGCGGTCCTGCTGCTGGCACTGACCCGGCAGCTGTGGAGCCTCCGCTGGAGTCTGACACGGGACAAAGAGAGCCGCCTGCCGCTCCCGAGAGGCTCCATGGGCTGGCCACTGGTCGGAGAGACTTTCCACTGGTTGTTCCAG GGTTCAAACTTCCACATCTCGAGGCGAGAACGTCACGGAAATGTGTTTAAGACCCACCTCCTGGGGAAGCCGGTCATCAGGGTGACGGGTGCAGAAAACATCCGCAAAATCCTGCTGGGGGAACACAGCCTGGTGTGCACCCAGTGGCCTCAGAGCACCCGCATCATCCTGGGACCCAACACCCTGGTCAACTCCATCGGAGACCTCCACAAGAGGAAGCGAAAA ATTCTGGCCAAAGTGTTTAGCAGGAGTGCTCTGGAGTCCTACCTGCCCCGGCTTCAGGACGTCATCAAATCTGAAATCGCCAAGTGGTGCTCAGAGCCGGGCGCCATCGACGTGTACAGTGCAGCCAAGTCCCTGACGTTCCGCATTGCGGTCAGGGTCCTGTTGGGTCTGAAGCTGGAGGAGGAACGGATCGTTTACCTGGCTAAGATCTTTGAGCAGCTGATGAACAACCTCTTCTCTCTGCCAATAGATGCCCCGCTCAGTGGATTACGCAAG GGGATAAAAGCCAGAGAAATCCTGCACGCCCACATGGAGAAAATCATTGAAGAGAAGAGGGAGCGGCAGCACATGGACGAGGAATATAACGACGCCTTTGATTACATGTTGTCCAGCGCTAAGGAGCACGGCCAGCAGCTCAGCATGCAGGAGCTCAAG GAAACAGCAGTGGAGCTGATCTTTGCTGCTCACTCCACCACAGCCAGCGCCTCCACGTCGCTGGTTCTGCAGCTTCTTCGCCACCCAGCAGTGGTGGACAAGGCCAGAGTTGAACTGGAGGCGGAAGACCTCGGCTATGAATCTCACAACAGTTGCATTCAATCTGGTGTCACCATGGAAGCACAGGAGGACGCCGCTGATGCAGAAACAACCTGCCTGCTAAACAGAGGGTGTCGGAATCAGAGAGACGAAGACGGTTTCCCGCGGTCGCAGTCTCATGTACCCTGCCTGAGCCTGGAAAAGCTCAGCCAGCTCCGCTACATCGACTGTGTCGTCAAAGAGGTCCTCCGCTTCCTGCCGCCAGTCTCTGGTGGTTACCGAACAGCTCTGCAGACGTTTGAACTAGAT GGCTACCAGATCCCAAAAGGTTGGAGTGTAATGTACAGTATCCGGGACACCCATGAGACCGCAGCAGTCTTCCAGAGCCCGGAGCTGTTTGACCCGGAACGATTCAGCCCAGATCGGGACGAGTGCCGGTCGGCCCGGTTCAGCTACGTGCCGTTCGGTGGCGGAGTGCGGAGCTGCGTAGGGAAAGAACTGGCTCAGATCATCCTAAAGACTCTCGCTGTGGAGCTGATTGGGACTTGCAAATGGACCCTTGCTACGGAGAACTTCCCCAAGATGCAAACAGTGCCAATAGTGCACCCGGTAAACGGGCTGCACGTGCATTTTTCCTACAACTACCAGctttag